From Thiohalorhabdus denitrificans, the proteins below share one genomic window:
- a CDS encoding glucosaminidase domain-containing protein, whose translation MRPTPFSQAWIHVLALAAAAGLVILFVELSGLREGGVAEPEGDRELREPGGEDLPDFRTHENVGERKAAFFAFLRPIAEAVNEREAARRERLRRAAERLEAGAELSAEEGEWVRSMADRYRVAAEGRPPREVVAHLLRRVDTIPVSLILAQAAKESAWGTSRFAREGNNLFGQWCFEPGCGIVPARREEGLSHEVRRFPTVRSSVAAYVRNLNSHPRYAELREIRARLREEGRPVTGHALAAGLDGYSAQGEAYVEAVRDLIRHNDLGAVADAE comes from the coding sequence GTGCGTCCCACCCCCTTTTCCCAAGCCTGGATCCATGTGCTGGCGCTCGCGGCGGCGGCCGGTCTGGTCATCCTCTTCGTCGAGCTTTCCGGCCTGCGGGAAGGCGGCGTGGCGGAGCCGGAGGGGGACCGGGAGCTCCGGGAGCCGGGGGGGGAGGACCTCCCCGACTTCCGCACCCACGAGAATGTGGGCGAACGGAAGGCGGCCTTCTTCGCCTTCCTGCGGCCCATCGCCGAGGCCGTCAACGAGCGTGAGGCCGCGCGGCGGGAGCGCCTGCGACGCGCGGCGGAGCGCCTGGAGGCGGGGGCGGAGCTTTCCGCCGAGGAAGGGGAGTGGGTGCGGTCCATGGCGGACCGCTACCGGGTGGCGGCCGAGGGGCGTCCCCCGCGCGAGGTGGTGGCGCACCTTCTGCGCCGGGTGGACACCATTCCCGTCTCCCTGATCCTCGCCCAGGCGGCCAAGGAGTCGGCCTGGGGGACCTCCCGCTTCGCCCGGGAGGGCAACAATCTCTTCGGCCAGTGGTGCTTCGAGCCCGGGTGCGGGATCGTGCCCGCCCGGCGGGAGGAGGGGCTGAGCCACGAGGTGCGGCGCTTCCCCACGGTGCGGAGTTCCGTGGCGGCCTACGTCCGCAATCTGAACAGCCATCCCCGCTATGCGGAGCTGCGGGAGATCCGGGCCCGGCTGCGGGAGGAGGGCCGGCCGGTGACCGGCCACGCTTTGGCCGCCGGGCTCGACGGCTATTCCGCCCAGGGGGAGGCCTACGTGGAAGCGGTCCGCGATCTGATCCGCCACAACGACCTGGGGGCCGTCGCCGATGCCGAGTAA